Proteins from one Juglans microcarpa x Juglans regia isolate MS1-56 chromosome 6S, Jm3101_v1.0, whole genome shotgun sequence genomic window:
- the LOC121236767 gene encoding ubiquitin domain-containing protein 1-like isoform X1, translating to MCWIFADQSRRLFQSFWKCWCLHEGGCVIFTKGTVKKIRKPKPWKHPQPITKTQLVQLRDEFWDTAPHYGGRKEIWDALRAAAEADLTLSQAIVESAGVIVQSADLTICYDERGAKYELPKYVLSEPTNLIQDG from the exons ATGTGTTGGATCTTCGCAGACCAAAGCCGACG CTTGTTTCAAAGTTTTTGGAAGTGCTGGTGCCTGCATGAAGGTGGCTGTGTCATTTTTACTAAAG GGACTGTGAAAAAGATCCGGAAGCCAAAACCTTGGAAGCATCCACAGCCAATAACAAAGACTCAGCTCGTGCAGTTGAGAGATGAGTTTTGGGACACTGCTCCTCACTATGGTGGCCGGAAAG AGATTTGGGATGCACTTCGAGCTGCTGCTGAAGCTGACTTAACCCTTTCGCAAGCGATCGTGGAAAGTGCAGGGGTCATAGTTCAAAGTGCCGATTTGACAATTTGCTATGATGAAAGAG GTGCAAAATATGAACTACCCAAATATGTGTTGAGTGAGCCGACCAACTTGATCCAAGACGGTTAA
- the LOC121236767 gene encoding ubiquitin domain-containing protein 1-like isoform X2 — protein sequence MGCVGSSQTKADGTVKKIRKPKPWKHPQPITKTQLVQLRDEFWDTAPHYGGRKEIWDALRAAAEADLTLSQAIVESAGVIVQSADLTICYDERGAKYELPKYVLSEPTNLIQDG from the exons ATGGGATGTGTTGGATCTTCGCAGACCAAAGCCGACG GGACTGTGAAAAAGATCCGGAAGCCAAAACCTTGGAAGCATCCACAGCCAATAACAAAGACTCAGCTCGTGCAGTTGAGAGATGAGTTTTGGGACACTGCTCCTCACTATGGTGGCCGGAAAG AGATTTGGGATGCACTTCGAGCTGCTGCTGAAGCTGACTTAACCCTTTCGCAAGCGATCGTGGAAAGTGCAGGGGTCATAGTTCAAAGTGCCGATTTGACAATTTGCTATGATGAAAGAG GTGCAAAATATGAACTACCCAAATATGTGTTGAGTGAGCCGACCAACTTGATCCAAGACGGTTAA